From a region of the Rhipicephalus microplus isolate Deutch F79 chromosome X, USDA_Rmic, whole genome shotgun sequence genome:
- the LOC142761674 gene encoding protein argonaute-4-like isoform X2, giving the protein MTRKVAVMRPRMAAECTASELRTMGRPAVVSVQGATNGQVPQGNGQVHHANGQVHHANGQIPHANGQVSHAIGQVPHANGRVPNANGRVPNANGRVPHANGQVHYANGAPTQPSFAQVISKKVGIAAAVPPFSAQLQPNATAADIVQPTLAMNGVTHGVVVGATANGPCCVPPTEEGSIHDSPPLPQVPGDMLPNGICGPRQRSSDELRLQEIQKTLPSHFPRRPAQGKLGRPIQLMANHFSVEIPAGNVYHYDVEIFSENNKEAKIPEKRKYRCISTKINRLVIEQLVKKYRLDLSNCVPAFDGRKNLYTRRELKFRERTFAVEFEEDQRVQKFVVKIQYVATVNLDALHAVFENKVNTVPQEVLQAVDIVLRHGPSIRLTPVGRSFFKPPLPNQAHSLGGGREVWFGYYTSVRPAQWKPMLNVDMSATAFYEPQPVISFMCKILSDGRREMTAADFHDLRDFQNVRLNKELKGLRIKVTHLPYPRKYKVVRVTKEPAKRLLFDMEDGSRCSVADYFQNRYGRLVYPNLPCIQVGNLAHPVYLPLEVCEIVEGQHCRKKLNENQTSEMIKRTAQPPDKRFNEIRQSVRDLIGSNDQCLREFNIKISTEPTQLKGRVLEPPSLVFENNAVTKPREGTWELRGKHFFKAASLTRWTLLNLSRFAQRDSLDNFVKLLVRTGNELGMRIEQPVDISSSDTNRKPIRTTLLEEQRKVPNIEMVIIILTKSTNYAEIKQVAETEIGLRTQCVMDNNVVKKCNPALVTNLCQKMNAKLGGTNNSLLSQEKPAIFLKPIIIIGADVTHPAPGDKHRPSIAACVGSLDSIPSRFHSSIRVQMEDSTATSRVEIIRDLKDMMKELLKAFYRATKRKPERIIFYRDGVSEGQFMEVRNREVSAIRLACQEMSPNETYEPALTFIVVQKRHHTRFMPANDRDGVGKCKNVPPGTTVDSVVTHPLDFDFFLCSHFGIQGTSKPSHYYIVWDDSDFSADDLQKLSFYLCHTYARCSRSVSIPAPVYYAHLAASRAKNHVIGKVDVSSSSSDSSGASADSITTSQYVQAVKVLDNLQTAMYFV; this is encoded by the exons ATGACAAGGAAAGTTGCCGTGATGCGACCCCGCA TGGCTGCGGAGTGCACCGCCTCCGAGCTTCGCACCATGGGGCGACCGGCGGTCGTCTCGGTGCAAGGAGCCACCAACGGCCAGGTCCCCCAAGGCAACGGCCAGGTCCACCACGCCAATGGCCAGGTCCACCACGCCAATGGCCAGATCCCCCACGCCAACGGACAGGTTTCCCACGCCATCGGACAGGTCCCCCACGCCAACGGACGGGTCCCCAACGCCAACGGACGGGTCCCCAACGCCAACGGACGGGTCCCCCACGCCAACGGACAGGTCCACTACGCTAACGGCGCCCCCACTCAGCCATCGTTCGCACAAGTCATCTCGAAGAAGGTCGGCATCGCGGCGGCAGTGCCGCCGTTTTCAGCGCAGCTCCAGCCTAACGCCACGGCTGCTGATATTGTGCAGCCTACACTGGCCATGAACGGCGTGACCCACGGCGTTGTCGTTGGCGCCACAGCCAACGGGCCCTGCTGCGTGCCTCCCACTGAGGAGGGGTCAATACATGACTCCCCGCCACTGCCCCAGGTGCCCGGTGACATGCTCCCAAACGGCATTTGCGGACCCAGGCAGAGGTCCAGCGACGAGCTCCGCCTACAA GAGATCCAGAAGACACTACCGTCCCACTTCCCGCGTCGACCCGCCCAGGGAAAGCTCGGCCGCCCCATCCAGCTCATGGCCAACCACTTTTCCGTCGAGATTCCGGCGGGCAACGTGTATCACTATGACGTGGAGATCTTCTCCGAGAACAACAAAGAAGCGAAGATACCCGAGAAGCGCAAGTACCGCTGCATTAGCACAAAGATCAATAGACTTGTCATCGAACAGCTAGTCAAGAAGTACCGCCTAGACTTGAGCAACTGCGTGCCGGCATTTGACGGACGAAAGAACCTGTACACGCGTCGGGAGCTCAAGTTCCGCGAGCGGACCTTCGCGGTAGAGTTCGAGGAAGACCAGAGGGTGCAGAAGTTTGTCGTCAAGATCCAGTACGTGGCCACCGTGAACCTGGACGCCCTGCACGCAGTCTTCGAGAACAAGGTCAACACCGTCCCGCAGGAGGTCCTGCAAGCCGTGGACATTGTCCTGCGTCACGGCCCTTCCATCAGATTGACTCCCGTCGGCCGGTCCTTCTTCAAGCCGCCGCTTCCGAACCAGGCGCACTCTCTGGGGGGCGGTCGCGAAGTGTGGTTCGGCTACTACACCAGCGTGCGCCCGGCTCAGTGGAAGCCCATGCTGAACGTGGACATGTCGGCCACCGCGTTCTACGAGCCGCAGCCGGTCATATCGTTCATGTGCAAGATCTTGAGCGACGGACGCCGCGAGATGACCGCGGCCGACTTCCACGACCTCCGGGACTTTCAGAATGTTCGGCTCAACAAGGAACTCAAGGGTCTGCGTATCAAG GTGACCCACCTGCCCTACCCTCGGAAGTACAAGGTAGTCCGGGTCACCAAGGAGCCCGCCAAGAGGCTGTTATTTGACATGGAGGACGGCTCCCGTTGCTCGGTGGCCGACTATTTCCAGAACCGCTATGGCCGCCTAGTTTATCCGAACCTGCCCTGCATTCAGGTCGGAAACCTCGCGcaccccgtctacctgcccctcGAGGTGTGCGAAATCGTCGAAGGCCAGCACTGCCGTAAGAAATTGAACGAGAACCAGACCTCGGAGATGATCAAGCGAACCGCTCAGCCTCCGGACAAGCGCTTCAACGAGATTCGGCAGTCCGTCCGGGACCTGATCGGCAGTAACGACCAGTGCCTGCGCGAGTTCAACATTAAGATCAGCACCGAGCCGACTCAGCTGAAAGGGCGGGTGCTCGAGCCGCCTTCCCTGGTATTCGAGAACAACGCTGTGACCAAGCCTCGTGAGGGCACATGGGAGCTGCGCGGCAAACACTTCTTCAAGGCGGCCTCACTGACGCGCTGGACGCTGCTCAACCTGAGCCGCTTTGCTCAGCGGGACAG TCTGGACAATTTTGTCAAGTTGCTGGTGCGCACGGGCAACGAGCTCGGCATGCGCATCGAGCAGCCGGTGGACATCAGCTCGTCCGACACGAACCGCAAGCCGATCCGCACCACGCTGCTTGAGGAGCAGCGCAAGGTCCCCAACATCGAGATGGTCATCATCATCCTGACCAAGAGCACGAACTACGCCGAGATCAAGCAGGTGGCCGAGACAGAGATCGGCCTGCGCACCCAGTGTGTCATGGACAACAACGTCGTCAAGAAGTGCAACCCGGCGCTGGTCACCAACCTGTGCCAGAAGATGAACGCCAAGCTGGGCGGCACCAACAACAGCCTCCTGTCCCAGGAGAAGCCGGCTATCTTCCTGAAGCCCATCATCATTATCGGTGCAGACGTCACTCACCCGGCGCCCGGGGACAAGCACCGCCCCTCCATCGCCGCCTGCGTCGGCAGCCTGGACTCGATCCCTTCCAGGTTCCACTCTTCTATTCGGGTCCAGATGGAGGACTCGACGGCCACGTCTCGGGTGGAGATAATCAGAGACCTGAAGGACATGATGAAGGAACTGCTCAAGGCCTTTTACCGGGCCACCAAACGCAAGCCTGAGCGCATCATCTTCTATCGGGACGGAGTGAGCGAGGGACAGTTCATGGAAGTCCGCAACCGGGAG GTGAGCGCCATCCGGCTTGCCTGCCAGGAGATGTCTCCCAACGAGACGTACGAGCCAGCCCTTACTTTCATCGTCGTGCAGAAGCGACACCACACCCGGTTCATGCCCGCCAACGACCGTGACGGTGTCGGCAAGTGCAAAAACGTCCCGCCTGGCACCACCGTCGACTCCGTGGTCACTCACCCGCTGGACTTCGATTTCTTCTTGTGCAGCCACTTCGGCATACAG GGCACGAGCAAGCCGTCCCACTACTACATCGTGTGGGACGACTCCGACTTCTCGGCGGACGACCTGCAGAAGCTCAGCTTCTACCTCTGCCACACGTACGCCCGCTGCTCGCGCAGCGTCAGCATCCCGGCTCCGGTGTACTACGCCCACCTGGCCGCGTCCCGCGCCAAGAACCACGTGATCGGCAAGGTTGACGTCTCCAGCTCGAGCAGTGACTCGTCCGGCGCCTCGGCCGACTCGATCACCACCAGCCAGTACGTGCAGGCCGTCAAGGTTCTCGACAACCTGCAGACGGCCATGTACTTCGTATGA
- the LOC142761674 gene encoding protein argonaute-4-like isoform X1, with protein MEAVLLERQPRARGRVAAECTASELRTMGRPAVVSVQGATNGQVPQGNGQVHHANGQVHHANGQIPHANGQVSHAIGQVPHANGRVPNANGRVPNANGRVPHANGQVHYANGAPTQPSFAQVISKKVGIAAAVPPFSAQLQPNATAADIVQPTLAMNGVTHGVVVGATANGPCCVPPTEEGSIHDSPPLPQVPGDMLPNGICGPRQRSSDELRLQEIQKTLPSHFPRRPAQGKLGRPIQLMANHFSVEIPAGNVYHYDVEIFSENNKEAKIPEKRKYRCISTKINRLVIEQLVKKYRLDLSNCVPAFDGRKNLYTRRELKFRERTFAVEFEEDQRVQKFVVKIQYVATVNLDALHAVFENKVNTVPQEVLQAVDIVLRHGPSIRLTPVGRSFFKPPLPNQAHSLGGGREVWFGYYTSVRPAQWKPMLNVDMSATAFYEPQPVISFMCKILSDGRREMTAADFHDLRDFQNVRLNKELKGLRIKVTHLPYPRKYKVVRVTKEPAKRLLFDMEDGSRCSVADYFQNRYGRLVYPNLPCIQVGNLAHPVYLPLEVCEIVEGQHCRKKLNENQTSEMIKRTAQPPDKRFNEIRQSVRDLIGSNDQCLREFNIKISTEPTQLKGRVLEPPSLVFENNAVTKPREGTWELRGKHFFKAASLTRWTLLNLSRFAQRDSLDNFVKLLVRTGNELGMRIEQPVDISSSDTNRKPIRTTLLEEQRKVPNIEMVIIILTKSTNYAEIKQVAETEIGLRTQCVMDNNVVKKCNPALVTNLCQKMNAKLGGTNNSLLSQEKPAIFLKPIIIIGADVTHPAPGDKHRPSIAACVGSLDSIPSRFHSSIRVQMEDSTATSRVEIIRDLKDMMKELLKAFYRATKRKPERIIFYRDGVSEGQFMEVRNREVSAIRLACQEMSPNETYEPALTFIVVQKRHHTRFMPANDRDGVGKCKNVPPGTTVDSVVTHPLDFDFFLCSHFGIQGTSKPSHYYIVWDDSDFSADDLQKLSFYLCHTYARCSRSVSIPAPVYYAHLAASRAKNHVIGKVDVSSSSSDSSGASADSITTSQYVQAVKVLDNLQTAMYFV; from the exons ATGGAGGCCGTACTGCTTGAGAGACAGCCTCGTGCACGTGGCAGAG TGGCTGCGGAGTGCACCGCCTCCGAGCTTCGCACCATGGGGCGACCGGCGGTCGTCTCGGTGCAAGGAGCCACCAACGGCCAGGTCCCCCAAGGCAACGGCCAGGTCCACCACGCCAATGGCCAGGTCCACCACGCCAATGGCCAGATCCCCCACGCCAACGGACAGGTTTCCCACGCCATCGGACAGGTCCCCCACGCCAACGGACGGGTCCCCAACGCCAACGGACGGGTCCCCAACGCCAACGGACGGGTCCCCCACGCCAACGGACAGGTCCACTACGCTAACGGCGCCCCCACTCAGCCATCGTTCGCACAAGTCATCTCGAAGAAGGTCGGCATCGCGGCGGCAGTGCCGCCGTTTTCAGCGCAGCTCCAGCCTAACGCCACGGCTGCTGATATTGTGCAGCCTACACTGGCCATGAACGGCGTGACCCACGGCGTTGTCGTTGGCGCCACAGCCAACGGGCCCTGCTGCGTGCCTCCCACTGAGGAGGGGTCAATACATGACTCCCCGCCACTGCCCCAGGTGCCCGGTGACATGCTCCCAAACGGCATTTGCGGACCCAGGCAGAGGTCCAGCGACGAGCTCCGCCTACAA GAGATCCAGAAGACACTACCGTCCCACTTCCCGCGTCGACCCGCCCAGGGAAAGCTCGGCCGCCCCATCCAGCTCATGGCCAACCACTTTTCCGTCGAGATTCCGGCGGGCAACGTGTATCACTATGACGTGGAGATCTTCTCCGAGAACAACAAAGAAGCGAAGATACCCGAGAAGCGCAAGTACCGCTGCATTAGCACAAAGATCAATAGACTTGTCATCGAACAGCTAGTCAAGAAGTACCGCCTAGACTTGAGCAACTGCGTGCCGGCATTTGACGGACGAAAGAACCTGTACACGCGTCGGGAGCTCAAGTTCCGCGAGCGGACCTTCGCGGTAGAGTTCGAGGAAGACCAGAGGGTGCAGAAGTTTGTCGTCAAGATCCAGTACGTGGCCACCGTGAACCTGGACGCCCTGCACGCAGTCTTCGAGAACAAGGTCAACACCGTCCCGCAGGAGGTCCTGCAAGCCGTGGACATTGTCCTGCGTCACGGCCCTTCCATCAGATTGACTCCCGTCGGCCGGTCCTTCTTCAAGCCGCCGCTTCCGAACCAGGCGCACTCTCTGGGGGGCGGTCGCGAAGTGTGGTTCGGCTACTACACCAGCGTGCGCCCGGCTCAGTGGAAGCCCATGCTGAACGTGGACATGTCGGCCACCGCGTTCTACGAGCCGCAGCCGGTCATATCGTTCATGTGCAAGATCTTGAGCGACGGACGCCGCGAGATGACCGCGGCCGACTTCCACGACCTCCGGGACTTTCAGAATGTTCGGCTCAACAAGGAACTCAAGGGTCTGCGTATCAAG GTGACCCACCTGCCCTACCCTCGGAAGTACAAGGTAGTCCGGGTCACCAAGGAGCCCGCCAAGAGGCTGTTATTTGACATGGAGGACGGCTCCCGTTGCTCGGTGGCCGACTATTTCCAGAACCGCTATGGCCGCCTAGTTTATCCGAACCTGCCCTGCATTCAGGTCGGAAACCTCGCGcaccccgtctacctgcccctcGAGGTGTGCGAAATCGTCGAAGGCCAGCACTGCCGTAAGAAATTGAACGAGAACCAGACCTCGGAGATGATCAAGCGAACCGCTCAGCCTCCGGACAAGCGCTTCAACGAGATTCGGCAGTCCGTCCGGGACCTGATCGGCAGTAACGACCAGTGCCTGCGCGAGTTCAACATTAAGATCAGCACCGAGCCGACTCAGCTGAAAGGGCGGGTGCTCGAGCCGCCTTCCCTGGTATTCGAGAACAACGCTGTGACCAAGCCTCGTGAGGGCACATGGGAGCTGCGCGGCAAACACTTCTTCAAGGCGGCCTCACTGACGCGCTGGACGCTGCTCAACCTGAGCCGCTTTGCTCAGCGGGACAG TCTGGACAATTTTGTCAAGTTGCTGGTGCGCACGGGCAACGAGCTCGGCATGCGCATCGAGCAGCCGGTGGACATCAGCTCGTCCGACACGAACCGCAAGCCGATCCGCACCACGCTGCTTGAGGAGCAGCGCAAGGTCCCCAACATCGAGATGGTCATCATCATCCTGACCAAGAGCACGAACTACGCCGAGATCAAGCAGGTGGCCGAGACAGAGATCGGCCTGCGCACCCAGTGTGTCATGGACAACAACGTCGTCAAGAAGTGCAACCCGGCGCTGGTCACCAACCTGTGCCAGAAGATGAACGCCAAGCTGGGCGGCACCAACAACAGCCTCCTGTCCCAGGAGAAGCCGGCTATCTTCCTGAAGCCCATCATCATTATCGGTGCAGACGTCACTCACCCGGCGCCCGGGGACAAGCACCGCCCCTCCATCGCCGCCTGCGTCGGCAGCCTGGACTCGATCCCTTCCAGGTTCCACTCTTCTATTCGGGTCCAGATGGAGGACTCGACGGCCACGTCTCGGGTGGAGATAATCAGAGACCTGAAGGACATGATGAAGGAACTGCTCAAGGCCTTTTACCGGGCCACCAAACGCAAGCCTGAGCGCATCATCTTCTATCGGGACGGAGTGAGCGAGGGACAGTTCATGGAAGTCCGCAACCGGGAG GTGAGCGCCATCCGGCTTGCCTGCCAGGAGATGTCTCCCAACGAGACGTACGAGCCAGCCCTTACTTTCATCGTCGTGCAGAAGCGACACCACACCCGGTTCATGCCCGCCAACGACCGTGACGGTGTCGGCAAGTGCAAAAACGTCCCGCCTGGCACCACCGTCGACTCCGTGGTCACTCACCCGCTGGACTTCGATTTCTTCTTGTGCAGCCACTTCGGCATACAG GGCACGAGCAAGCCGTCCCACTACTACATCGTGTGGGACGACTCCGACTTCTCGGCGGACGACCTGCAGAAGCTCAGCTTCTACCTCTGCCACACGTACGCCCGCTGCTCGCGCAGCGTCAGCATCCCGGCTCCGGTGTACTACGCCCACCTGGCCGCGTCCCGCGCCAAGAACCACGTGATCGGCAAGGTTGACGTCTCCAGCTCGAGCAGTGACTCGTCCGGCGCCTCGGCCGACTCGATCACCACCAGCCAGTACGTGCAGGCCGTCAAGGTTCTCGACAACCTGCAGACGGCCATGTACTTCGTATGA
- the LOC142761674 gene encoding protein argonaute-4-like isoform X4, which yields MEAVLLERQPRARGRVAAECTASELRTMGRPAVVSVQGATNGQVPQGNGQVHHANGQVHHANGQIPHANGQVSHAIGQVPHANGRVPNANGRVPNANGRVPHANGQVHYANGAPTQPSFAQVISKKPTLAMNGVTHGVVVGATANGPCCVPPTEEGSIHDSPPLPQVPGDMLPNGICGPRQRSSDELRLQEIQKTLPSHFPRRPAQGKLGRPIQLMANHFSVEIPAGNVYHYDVEIFSENNKEAKIPEKRKYRCISTKINRLVIEQLVKKYRLDLSNCVPAFDGRKNLYTRRELKFRERTFAVEFEEDQRVQKFVVKIQYVATVNLDALHAVFENKVNTVPQEVLQAVDIVLRHGPSIRLTPVGRSFFKPPLPNQAHSLGGGREVWFGYYTSVRPAQWKPMLNVDMSATAFYEPQPVISFMCKILSDGRREMTAADFHDLRDFQNVRLNKELKGLRIKVTHLPYPRKYKVVRVTKEPAKRLLFDMEDGSRCSVADYFQNRYGRLVYPNLPCIQVGNLAHPVYLPLEVCEIVEGQHCRKKLNENQTSEMIKRTAQPPDKRFNEIRQSVRDLIGSNDQCLREFNIKISTEPTQLKGRVLEPPSLVFENNAVTKPREGTWELRGKHFFKAASLTRWTLLNLSRFAQRDSLDNFVKLLVRTGNELGMRIEQPVDISSSDTNRKPIRTTLLEEQRKVPNIEMVIIILTKSTNYAEIKQVAETEIGLRTQCVMDNNVVKKCNPALVTNLCQKMNAKLGGTNNSLLSQEKPAIFLKPIIIIGADVTHPAPGDKHRPSIAACVGSLDSIPSRFHSSIRVQMEDSTATSRVEIIRDLKDMMKELLKAFYRATKRKPERIIFYRDGVSEGQFMEVRNREVSAIRLACQEMSPNETYEPALTFIVVQKRHHTRFMPANDRDGVGKCKNVPPGTTVDSVVTHPLDFDFFLCSHFGIQGTSKPSHYYIVWDDSDFSADDLQKLSFYLCHTYARCSRSVSIPAPVYYAHLAASRAKNHVIGKVDVSSSSSDSSGASADSITTSQYVQAVKVLDNLQTAMYFV from the exons ATGGAGGCCGTACTGCTTGAGAGACAGCCTCGTGCACGTGGCAGAG TGGCTGCGGAGTGCACCGCCTCCGAGCTTCGCACCATGGGGCGACCGGCGGTCGTCTCGGTGCAAGGAGCCACCAACGGCCAGGTCCCCCAAGGCAACGGCCAGGTCCACCACGCCAATGGCCAGGTCCACCACGCCAATGGCCAGATCCCCCACGCCAACGGACAGGTTTCCCACGCCATCGGACAGGTCCCCCACGCCAACGGACGGGTCCCCAACGCCAACGGACGGGTCCCCAACGCCAACGGACGGGTCCCCCACGCCAACGGACAGGTCCACTACGCTAACGGCGCCCCCACTCAGCCATCGTTCGCACAAGTCATCTCGAAGAAG CCTACACTGGCCATGAACGGCGTGACCCACGGCGTTGTCGTTGGCGCCACAGCCAACGGGCCCTGCTGCGTGCCTCCCACTGAGGAGGGGTCAATACATGACTCCCCGCCACTGCCCCAGGTGCCCGGTGACATGCTCCCAAACGGCATTTGCGGACCCAGGCAGAGGTCCAGCGACGAGCTCCGCCTACAA GAGATCCAGAAGACACTACCGTCCCACTTCCCGCGTCGACCCGCCCAGGGAAAGCTCGGCCGCCCCATCCAGCTCATGGCCAACCACTTTTCCGTCGAGATTCCGGCGGGCAACGTGTATCACTATGACGTGGAGATCTTCTCCGAGAACAACAAAGAAGCGAAGATACCCGAGAAGCGCAAGTACCGCTGCATTAGCACAAAGATCAATAGACTTGTCATCGAACAGCTAGTCAAGAAGTACCGCCTAGACTTGAGCAACTGCGTGCCGGCATTTGACGGACGAAAGAACCTGTACACGCGTCGGGAGCTCAAGTTCCGCGAGCGGACCTTCGCGGTAGAGTTCGAGGAAGACCAGAGGGTGCAGAAGTTTGTCGTCAAGATCCAGTACGTGGCCACCGTGAACCTGGACGCCCTGCACGCAGTCTTCGAGAACAAGGTCAACACCGTCCCGCAGGAGGTCCTGCAAGCCGTGGACATTGTCCTGCGTCACGGCCCTTCCATCAGATTGACTCCCGTCGGCCGGTCCTTCTTCAAGCCGCCGCTTCCGAACCAGGCGCACTCTCTGGGGGGCGGTCGCGAAGTGTGGTTCGGCTACTACACCAGCGTGCGCCCGGCTCAGTGGAAGCCCATGCTGAACGTGGACATGTCGGCCACCGCGTTCTACGAGCCGCAGCCGGTCATATCGTTCATGTGCAAGATCTTGAGCGACGGACGCCGCGAGATGACCGCGGCCGACTTCCACGACCTCCGGGACTTTCAGAATGTTCGGCTCAACAAGGAACTCAAGGGTCTGCGTATCAAG GTGACCCACCTGCCCTACCCTCGGAAGTACAAGGTAGTCCGGGTCACCAAGGAGCCCGCCAAGAGGCTGTTATTTGACATGGAGGACGGCTCCCGTTGCTCGGTGGCCGACTATTTCCAGAACCGCTATGGCCGCCTAGTTTATCCGAACCTGCCCTGCATTCAGGTCGGAAACCTCGCGcaccccgtctacctgcccctcGAGGTGTGCGAAATCGTCGAAGGCCAGCACTGCCGTAAGAAATTGAACGAGAACCAGACCTCGGAGATGATCAAGCGAACCGCTCAGCCTCCGGACAAGCGCTTCAACGAGATTCGGCAGTCCGTCCGGGACCTGATCGGCAGTAACGACCAGTGCCTGCGCGAGTTCAACATTAAGATCAGCACCGAGCCGACTCAGCTGAAAGGGCGGGTGCTCGAGCCGCCTTCCCTGGTATTCGAGAACAACGCTGTGACCAAGCCTCGTGAGGGCACATGGGAGCTGCGCGGCAAACACTTCTTCAAGGCGGCCTCACTGACGCGCTGGACGCTGCTCAACCTGAGCCGCTTTGCTCAGCGGGACAG TCTGGACAATTTTGTCAAGTTGCTGGTGCGCACGGGCAACGAGCTCGGCATGCGCATCGAGCAGCCGGTGGACATCAGCTCGTCCGACACGAACCGCAAGCCGATCCGCACCACGCTGCTTGAGGAGCAGCGCAAGGTCCCCAACATCGAGATGGTCATCATCATCCTGACCAAGAGCACGAACTACGCCGAGATCAAGCAGGTGGCCGAGACAGAGATCGGCCTGCGCACCCAGTGTGTCATGGACAACAACGTCGTCAAGAAGTGCAACCCGGCGCTGGTCACCAACCTGTGCCAGAAGATGAACGCCAAGCTGGGCGGCACCAACAACAGCCTCCTGTCCCAGGAGAAGCCGGCTATCTTCCTGAAGCCCATCATCATTATCGGTGCAGACGTCACTCACCCGGCGCCCGGGGACAAGCACCGCCCCTCCATCGCCGCCTGCGTCGGCAGCCTGGACTCGATCCCTTCCAGGTTCCACTCTTCTATTCGGGTCCAGATGGAGGACTCGACGGCCACGTCTCGGGTGGAGATAATCAGAGACCTGAAGGACATGATGAAGGAACTGCTCAAGGCCTTTTACCGGGCCACCAAACGCAAGCCTGAGCGCATCATCTTCTATCGGGACGGAGTGAGCGAGGGACAGTTCATGGAAGTCCGCAACCGGGAG GTGAGCGCCATCCGGCTTGCCTGCCAGGAGATGTCTCCCAACGAGACGTACGAGCCAGCCCTTACTTTCATCGTCGTGCAGAAGCGACACCACACCCGGTTCATGCCCGCCAACGACCGTGACGGTGTCGGCAAGTGCAAAAACGTCCCGCCTGGCACCACCGTCGACTCCGTGGTCACTCACCCGCTGGACTTCGATTTCTTCTTGTGCAGCCACTTCGGCATACAG GGCACGAGCAAGCCGTCCCACTACTACATCGTGTGGGACGACTCCGACTTCTCGGCGGACGACCTGCAGAAGCTCAGCTTCTACCTCTGCCACACGTACGCCCGCTGCTCGCGCAGCGTCAGCATCCCGGCTCCGGTGTACTACGCCCACCTGGCCGCGTCCCGCGCCAAGAACCACGTGATCGGCAAGGTTGACGTCTCCAGCTCGAGCAGTGACTCGTCCGGCGCCTCGGCCGACTCGATCACCACCAGCCAGTACGTGCAGGCCGTCAAGGTTCTCGACAACCTGCAGACGGCCATGTACTTCGTATGA